In one window of Microbacterium natoriense DNA:
- a CDS encoding DUF2469 family protein — protein sequence MDEEAFDDYDRELELALFREYRDVVGQFAYVVETERRFYLANEVNVVRRDTEHDFYFEISMTDVWVWDIYRADRFVKAVRVLTFKDVNVEELQRREFELPQELSLDGE from the coding sequence ATGGATGAGGAAGCATTCGACGACTACGACCGCGAACTCGAGCTGGCGCTGTTCCGCGAGTACCGGGACGTGGTCGGCCAGTTCGCCTACGTCGTCGAGACCGAGCGTCGGTTCTATCTGGCGAACGAGGTCAACGTCGTGCGGCGTGACACCGAGCACGACTTCTATTTCGAGATCTCGATGACCGACGTCTGGGTGTGGGACATCTATCGCGCCGACCGCTTCGTGAAGGCTGTGCGGGTCCTGACCTTCAAAGACGTGAACGTCGAGGAGCTGCAGCGCCGCGAGTTCGAGCTTCCTCAGGAGCTGTCGCTCGACGGCGAATAA
- a CDS encoding YraN family protein, producing the protein MAAKDILGRAGEDRAVRYLIESGYEILDRNWRCAQGELDIIAAVDGALCVVEVKTRRSAAFGHPFEAVDVRKRRRLWQLAHAWIEAHPERAYGRRVRLDAIGIIGADPDAGTLEHLQDLS; encoded by the coding sequence ATGGCAGCGAAAGACATCCTCGGCAGAGCCGGTGAAGACCGGGCGGTCCGCTATCTGATCGAGAGCGGATACGAGATCCTCGACCGCAATTGGCGGTGCGCGCAAGGCGAGCTCGACATCATCGCCGCGGTCGATGGCGCCTTGTGCGTGGTCGAGGTCAAGACGCGACGATCGGCCGCTTTCGGCCACCCCTTCGAGGCGGTCGACGTCCGCAAGCGCAGACGCCTGTGGCAGCTCGCTCACGCCTGGATCGAGGCTCACCCTGAACGGGCGTACGGACGCAGAGTCAGGCTCGACGCGATCGGCATCATCGGAGCGGACCCGGATGCCGGCACGCTCGAGCATCTGCAGGACCTTTCGTGA
- a CDS encoding YifB family Mg chelatase-like AAA ATPase yields MKTARTWAVALTGVDGHLVEVEADLSNQTPEFKIIGLPDKALGEAVQRVHNACKNAGLDLPRRRLTVNLSPASLPKQGSGFDLSIAVSTLAAGGSLRRESISRTVHIGELGLDGRVRPVTGVLPAVFAAARAGFERVVVPFANAAEARLVPGIEVRAAVSLAEVAAWHGAEVAVPQVEPVAGAAHVAEPPSVLDLADVVGQEDAIDALVVAAAGGHHLLLSGPPGAGKTMLARRLPGILPPLTDDEALEVASIRSLVGDPVDSLDRISPLEAPHHSASVAALVGGGSRVVRPGAIVRAHRGVLFLDEAAEFSRVALDALRQPLESGAIEVHRSGFIARFPARFQLILAMNPCPCGNYGVRGAECVCPSLAIRRYADRLSGPLRDRIDIELQVARVAAARATSAERSETSTAQARERVLAARERAAHRLRGTPWRLNGDVPGTWLRQGARRVSAEARSPLDRALERGALTLRGYDRVLRLAWTMADLAGVDHPGRDQVGRALYLKKGRSA; encoded by the coding sequence GTGAAGACCGCGCGGACCTGGGCGGTCGCTCTCACAGGGGTCGACGGCCATCTCGTCGAGGTCGAGGCCGATCTGTCGAATCAGACGCCCGAGTTCAAGATCATCGGCTTGCCCGATAAGGCGCTGGGAGAGGCCGTTCAGCGGGTGCACAACGCCTGTAAGAACGCGGGCCTGGATCTGCCCCGACGCCGGCTGACGGTGAACCTGTCGCCGGCCAGTCTGCCGAAGCAGGGTTCCGGTTTCGATCTGAGCATCGCGGTGTCGACGCTCGCGGCGGGTGGTTCTCTGCGCCGCGAGTCGATCTCTCGCACCGTGCACATCGGAGAGCTCGGTCTGGACGGCCGTGTGCGTCCGGTGACAGGTGTGCTGCCCGCCGTGTTCGCGGCCGCGCGCGCCGGCTTCGAGCGGGTGGTCGTGCCGTTCGCGAACGCGGCTGAAGCGCGGCTCGTGCCTGGCATCGAAGTGCGAGCGGCCGTGTCGCTCGCCGAAGTCGCGGCGTGGCACGGTGCCGAGGTCGCGGTCCCGCAGGTGGAACCGGTCGCGGGCGCCGCCCACGTCGCGGAGCCGCCGTCGGTTCTCGATCTCGCGGACGTCGTCGGCCAGGAGGACGCCATCGACGCGCTCGTCGTGGCTGCAGCTGGCGGGCATCATCTGCTGCTCAGCGGACCACCGGGGGCCGGCAAGACGATGCTCGCCCGTCGCCTTCCGGGGATACTCCCTCCGCTCACAGACGACGAGGCGCTCGAAGTCGCCTCGATCCGCTCTCTCGTCGGCGATCCGGTCGACAGCCTCGACCGGATCTCTCCGCTCGAGGCTCCTCATCACAGCGCTTCGGTCGCAGCGCTGGTGGGCGGCGGATCGCGGGTCGTGCGTCCCGGCGCCATCGTGCGCGCGCACAGGGGAGTGCTTTTCCTCGACGAGGCGGCGGAGTTCTCGCGCGTCGCTCTGGACGCGCTCCGGCAGCCGCTCGAGTCGGGGGCGATCGAGGTGCACAGGTCAGGCTTCATCGCGCGGTTCCCCGCGCGCTTCCAGCTCATCCTGGCGATGAACCCCTGTCCGTGCGGCAACTACGGAGTACGCGGCGCGGAGTGCGTCTGCCCCTCCCTGGCGATTCGCCGATATGCCGACAGGCTCTCCGGGCCGTTGCGAGACCGCATAGACATCGAGTTGCAGGTCGCGCGCGTCGCGGCGGCGCGCGCGACATCGGCCGAGCGATCCGAGACATCCACTGCTCAGGCGCGGGAACGGGTGCTCGCAGCGAGAGAGCGAGCGGCTCATCGGCTGCGCGGCACTCCGTGGCGGTTGAACGGAGACGTGCCGGGGACCTGGCTGAGGCAGGGCGCGCGCCGCGTGAGCGCAGAGGCGAGGAGCCCCCTCGACCGGGCACTGGAGCGCGGGGCTCTCACGCTGCGCGGGTACGACAGGGTCCTTCGACTGGCCTGGACCATGGCCGATCTCGCCGGCGTCGACCATCCGGGGCGGGACCAGGTGGGGCGAGCCCTGTATCTGAAGAAGGGACGCAGCGCATGA
- a CDS encoding DNA-processing protein DprA: MSEVPCGTAPTKWRFLSRNRLIAALGQATVVVEAGWRSGSINTAGHAASLGRPLGAVPGPVTSATSSGCHRLLRDYDARCVTTTAEIRELWETTVGMTQGDAAADPEQVRLRDALSTRTAVPAQELARRSGLSVTRVEALLGLLELEGAVARSGAGWRRSAGAA; this comes from the coding sequence GTGAGCGAGGTGCCGTGCGGTACTGCCCCGACGAAGTGGCGGTTCCTCAGCCGCAACCGGCTGATCGCCGCTCTCGGGCAGGCCACTGTCGTCGTCGAAGCGGGGTGGCGCAGCGGTTCGATCAACACCGCCGGACACGCCGCCTCGTTGGGTCGCCCGCTCGGCGCTGTCCCTGGTCCGGTGACGTCCGCCACATCGTCCGGCTGCCATCGCCTGCTGCGCGATTACGACGCCCGGTGCGTCACGACGACGGCCGAGATCCGGGAGCTCTGGGAGACGACCGTCGGGATGACGCAGGGCGATGCCGCCGCCGATCCCGAGCAGGTCCGGCTGCGCGACGCCTTGAGCACGCGTACGGCGGTTCCGGCTCAGGAACTCGCGCGCCGCAGCGGTCTGTCGGTGACGAGAGTCGAGGCTCTGCTCGGACTTCTCGAGCTCGAGGGAGCCGTCGCGCGCTCCGGCGCCGGGTGGCGTCGGAGCGCGGGCGCTGCGTGA
- a CDS encoding tyrosine recombinase XerC, protein MEFFVAAQAFAEHLQHVRRLSPATVRAYRADLRDLGDSIGDRDVQDVDLEALRDWLWRATQRGDARSTLARRAAAARSFFSWAQDEGLIPHDPSLRLIAPKRGRTLPTVASHDAMTALLDARRDAAAGGDPVALRDHAILELLYGAGIRVSELCGLDLDDLDLDRGTARVLGKGSKERVVPFGIPARTAVGAFLTRGRPVFAARADIVPAAVFLGARGGRIGPRTVYTVVADALGPFVGADTVGPHALRHTAATHLLDGGADLRAVQEILGHASLGTTQIYTHVSAERLTATYRLAHPRA, encoded by the coding sequence ATGGAGTTCTTCGTCGCGGCTCAGGCGTTCGCCGAGCACCTGCAGCATGTGCGGCGCCTGTCGCCGGCCACCGTGCGGGCATACCGTGCCGATCTCCGCGACCTGGGCGACAGCATCGGTGACCGTGACGTGCAGGATGTCGATCTCGAGGCGCTGCGCGACTGGCTGTGGCGGGCGACGCAACGGGGCGACGCCCGGTCGACGCTCGCGCGCCGCGCCGCGGCGGCCCGGTCCTTCTTCAGCTGGGCACAGGATGAAGGCTTGATCCCACACGATCCGAGTCTGCGGCTGATCGCCCCCAAGCGCGGACGCACTCTGCCCACCGTCGCGTCCCACGACGCCATGACCGCGCTGCTCGACGCCCGGCGCGATGCGGCGGCCGGAGGCGATCCTGTCGCTCTGCGCGACCACGCCATCCTCGAGCTTCTCTACGGCGCAGGCATTCGGGTGTCGGAGCTGTGCGGGCTCGACCTCGACGACCTCGACCTCGACCGTGGCACCGCACGAGTGCTCGGTAAGGGATCGAAAGAGCGTGTCGTCCCGTTCGGGATTCCGGCACGCACCGCGGTCGGCGCCTTTCTGACCCGGGGCAGGCCAGTGTTCGCGGCCAGAGCAGATATCGTTCCGGCGGCGGTGTTCCTCGGGGCGCGGGGCGGACGCATCGGGCCGCGCACGGTCTACACGGTGGTCGCCGACGCGCTGGGCCCGTTCGTCGGAGCGGACACGGTCGGCCCGCATGCCCTCAGACACACCGCCGCCACGCACCTGCTCGACGGCGGAGCCGATCTGCGCGCCGTGCAGGAGATCCTCGGCCACGCGAGCCTCGGCACCACGCAGATCTACACGCATGTGTCGGCCGAGCGTCTCACTGCGACCTATCGCCTCGCCCATCCACGAGCCTGA
- a CDS encoding murein hydrolase activator EnvC family protein yields the protein MRPPPCLGALIALALLLPLAGSPSAAASTASAAPHADTASREDDTGDWLWPVDGPHTVVAAYRAPAHEYGAGHRGIDIAAGVGDPVRAPADGVVAFRGTVVDRPLITIDHEGGYVTTFEPLLSELSPGDAVTAGDVIGTVDVGGHSAPGTLHVGVRLHGVYINPLLLFGDVPRAVLLPCCGPI from the coding sequence ATGCGACCGCCCCCGTGCCTCGGTGCCCTCATCGCCCTCGCTCTCTTGCTTCCGCTTGCGGGGTCGCCCTCTGCTGCGGCCTCGACGGCGTCAGCCGCACCGCATGCCGACACCGCGTCGCGCGAAGACGACACGGGCGACTGGCTATGGCCCGTCGACGGGCCGCACACGGTTGTCGCCGCGTATCGCGCACCGGCGCACGAGTACGGCGCCGGTCACAGAGGCATCGACATAGCGGCCGGTGTCGGTGATCCCGTACGTGCACCCGCAGATGGCGTGGTCGCCTTTCGAGGCACTGTGGTCGATCGTCCGCTGATCACGATCGACCACGAAGGCGGATACGTGACGACCTTCGAGCCGCTGCTCTCGGAGCTGTCGCCGGGCGACGCGGTGACAGCCGGCGACGTGATCGGCACGGTCGACGTCGGCGGGCACTCCGCGCCCGGCACTCTCCACGTGGGCGTGCGTCTCCATGGTGTCTACATCAATCCGCTGCTGCTGTTCGGGGACGTTCCGCGGGCGGTGCTGCTCCCCTGCTGCGGGCCCATCTGA
- the rpsB gene encoding 30S ribosomal protein S2, with protein MAVVTIRQLLDSGVHFGHQTRRWNPKVKRFILTERSGIHIIDLQQSLGYIDKAYDFVKETVAHGGTILFVGTKKQAQEILAEQATRVGQPYVNQRWLGGLLTNFQTIAKRLARMKELEELDYENPAASGFTKKELLLKKRELDKLHKSLGGIRNLTKTPSALWVVDAKREHLAIDEAKKLGIPVIGILDTNADPDDFQYPIPGNDDAIRSVSLLTRIIADAAAEGLQQKHNPETGDAEPLADWERELLEAPAEEGAVEAPAAEVVEAPAAEAEVVEAVEAEVAEAPAAEAEVVEVEAAAVDADAK; from the coding sequence ATGGCTGTGGTCACCATCCGCCAGCTGCTCGACAGCGGCGTGCACTTCGGACACCAGACCCGTCGGTGGAACCCGAAGGTGAAGCGCTTCATCCTCACCGAGCGCAGCGGCATCCACATCATCGACCTGCAGCAGTCGCTCGGCTACATCGACAAGGCCTACGACTTCGTCAAGGAGACCGTCGCCCACGGTGGCACGATCCTCTTCGTCGGCACGAAGAAGCAGGCGCAGGAGATCCTCGCGGAGCAGGCGACCCGTGTCGGCCAGCCTTACGTCAACCAGCGCTGGCTCGGCGGACTCCTCACCAACTTCCAGACCATCGCGAAGCGTCTCGCCCGCATGAAGGAGCTCGAGGAGCTCGACTACGAGAACCCCGCGGCTTCCGGCTTCACCAAGAAGGAGCTCCTTCTCAAGAAGCGCGAGCTCGACAAGCTGCACAAGTCGCTCGGCGGCATCCGCAACCTCACCAAGACGCCGTCGGCCCTGTGGGTCGTCGACGCCAAGCGCGAGCACCTCGCGATCGATGAGGCCAAGAAGCTCGGCATCCCGGTGATCGGCATCCTCGACACGAACGCCGACCCCGACGACTTCCAGTACCCGATCCCCGGCAACGACGACGCGATCCGCTCGGTCTCGCTGCTCACCCGCATCATCGCGGATGCCGCGGCCGAAGGCCTGCAGCAGAAGCACAACCCCGAGACGGGCGACGCTGAGCCGCTCGCCGACTGGGAGCGCGAGCTGCTCGAGGCTCCGGCCGAGGAGGGCGCTGTCGAGGCTCCCGCCGCTGAGGTCGTCGAGGCTCCCGCCGCTGAGGCTGAGGTCGTCGAGGCTGTCGAGGCCGAGGTCGCTGAGGCTCCCGCCGCCGAGGCTGAGGTCGTCGAGGTCGAGGCTGCCGCCGTCGACGCCGACGCCAAGTAA
- the tsf gene encoding translation elongation factor Ts: protein MANFTIADLKALREQLGTGMVDTKKALEEADGDVEKATEILRLKGAKGNAKRADRSTSEGLIVAREQDGAVTLVELACETDFVAKNERFIALADKVADAVAAVKADSVEAALAAPAGDKNVETVISEEAAIIGEKVELRQVRTVTGDKVEVYLHRTSKDLPPQIGVVVAYTGDDAETARSIAQHISFANPSYLSREDVPADAVEKEREIVTEISRNEGKPEAALPKIVEGRVSAFIKQVALLEQDYAKDNKLSVAQVAKDAGITVTDFARFKVGA, encoded by the coding sequence ATGGCCAACTTCACCATCGCCGACCTCAAGGCGCTGCGTGAGCAGCTCGGAACGGGAATGGTCGACACCAAGAAGGCGCTCGAGGAGGCCGACGGCGACGTCGAGAAGGCCACCGAGATCCTGCGTCTCAAGGGTGCCAAGGGCAACGCCAAGCGCGCTGACCGTTCGACCAGCGAGGGCCTCATCGTCGCTCGCGAGCAGGACGGCGCTGTGACGCTCGTCGAGCTCGCCTGCGAGACCGACTTCGTCGCGAAGAACGAGCGCTTCATCGCGCTGGCCGACAAGGTCGCCGACGCTGTCGCCGCCGTCAAGGCGGACTCGGTCGAGGCTGCTCTGGCAGCTCCGGCCGGAGACAAGAACGTCGAGACGGTCATCTCGGAAGAGGCCGCGATCATCGGCGAGAAGGTCGAGCTGCGCCAGGTCCGCACCGTGACCGGCGACAAGGTCGAGGTCTACCTCCACCGCACGAGCAAGGATCTGCCTCCGCAGATCGGAGTCGTCGTCGCCTACACGGGCGACGACGCCGAGACCGCTCGCAGCATCGCGCAGCACATCTCGTTCGCGAACCCGTCGTACCTGTCTCGTGAGGACGTCCCCGCGGACGCCGTCGAGAAGGAGCGCGAGATCGTCACCGAGATCTCCCGCAACGAGGGCAAGCCCGAGGCCGCCCTGCCGAAGATCGTCGAAGGCCGTGTCTCCGCGTTCATCAAGCAGGTCGCCCTGCTCGAGCAGGACTACGCGAAGGACAACAAGCTGTCCGTCGCCCAGGTGGCGAAGGACGCCGGTATCACCGTGACGGACTTCGCTCGCTTCAAGGTCGGCGCGTAA
- the pyrH gene encoding UMP kinase, giving the protein MTERTGRRRVLLKLSGEAFGAGQLGVNPDVVSQIARDIAAAVDRVEIAIVVGGGNFFRGAELSQRGMDRGRADYMGMLGTVMNALALQDFLEQAGAPTRVQSAISMTQVAEPYIPRRAERHMEKGRVVIFGAGAGLPYFSTDTVAAQRALEIGAQEVLVAKNGVDAIYTADPNKHADAERIERVTYRDALQRGLKVVDSTAFSLCMDNNMDMRVFGMEPAGNVTRALLGEPIGTLVTA; this is encoded by the coding sequence ATGACCGAACGCACCGGACGCCGCCGCGTCCTGCTCAAGCTCTCCGGCGAGGCATTCGGTGCCGGCCAGCTCGGCGTCAACCCCGACGTCGTGAGCCAGATCGCCCGCGACATCGCCGCGGCCGTCGACCGGGTCGAGATCGCGATCGTCGTCGGCGGAGGCAACTTCTTCCGCGGCGCCGAACTCAGCCAGCGCGGCATGGACCGCGGACGCGCGGATTACATGGGCATGCTCGGCACAGTGATGAACGCTCTCGCCCTCCAGGACTTCCTCGAGCAGGCGGGCGCCCCGACTCGCGTGCAGTCGGCGATCTCGATGACCCAGGTCGCCGAGCCGTACATTCCGCGGCGCGCGGAGCGCCACATGGAGAAGGGGCGCGTCGTCATCTTCGGCGCCGGCGCGGGGCTGCCCTACTTCTCCACCGACACGGTCGCCGCGCAGCGCGCGCTCGAGATCGGCGCACAGGAGGTGCTCGTCGCCAAGAACGGCGTCGACGCGATCTACACCGCCGACCCGAACAAGCACGCGGATGCCGAGCGCATCGAACGCGTCACCTACCGCGACGCGCTGCAGCGCGGGCTCAAGGTCGTCGACTCCACCGCCTTCAGCCTCTGCATGGACAACAACATGGACATGCGCGTGTTCGGCATGGAGCCGGCCGGCAACGTGACCCGCGCTCTGCTCGGCGAGCCGATCGGCACGCTCGTCACGGCCTGA
- the frr gene encoding ribosome recycling factor: protein MIADVLAETTSRMTRAVDAAKEDFATVRTGRANPQMFQKVLVDYYGTPTPLAQLASLANPEARSLIITPYDKSALKAIEQAIRDMPNLGANPSNDGSIVRVTMPELTADRRKEYVKIVKAKGEDAKVHVRGIRRKAKDELDALKSELGEDEIARGEKELDALTRQHVDLIDDALKRKEAELLEV from the coding sequence GTGATCGCGGATGTCCTCGCTGAAACCACCTCTCGCATGACGCGTGCGGTCGACGCTGCCAAGGAGGACTTCGCAACGGTCCGCACCGGCCGCGCGAACCCCCAGATGTTCCAGAAGGTTCTGGTGGACTACTACGGCACGCCGACCCCGCTGGCGCAGCTCGCGTCGCTCGCGAACCCCGAGGCGCGCTCGCTCATCATCACGCCCTACGACAAGTCGGCGCTCAAGGCCATCGAGCAGGCGATCCGGGACATGCCGAATCTCGGGGCGAACCCGTCGAACGACGGCAGCATCGTCCGCGTCACGATGCCCGAGCTGACCGCCGATCGTCGCAAGGAGTACGTCAAGATCGTCAAGGCGAAGGGCGAGGACGCGAAGGTCCACGTCCGCGGCATCCGCCGCAAGGCGAAGGACGAGCTCGACGCTCTCAAGAGCGAACTCGGCGAAGACGAGATCGCCCGCGGCGAGAAGGAGCTCGACGCGCTCACGCGCCAGCACGTCGATCTGATCGACGACGCTCTCAAGCGCAAAGAAGCAGAGCTCCTCGAGGTCTGA
- a CDS encoding phosphatidate cytidylyltransferase yields MSDDDSRGADDGTPQTRREARESATPDGGMPLADEAFPGFDAESIPPRPPLPADAPDPLDTGEHNAIREQWRAARGEFENHVSHARDQFDQANERIKQRNERIKQRTGRDLILAIAIGLAFGAALLASLLFFKVFFVPLALAAALLGVYELALALRGAGRRIDLLPQLLSAALIVIPAYFVQIWLVWALLFLGVAFVIVWRLVGQMVAQDGRTYGDVLADAVIGGFVQIYVPFFAAIALILLRQEGGQWWVLGFIAIAVAADTGAYASGLAFGKHPMAPRISPKKTWEGFAGAVVASITAGVLLALFLLELPWWAGAIFGVAVLLTATLGDLGESMLKRDIGIKDMSSWLPGHGGLLDRLDSILPSTIPALCLYFLLSPWVVL; encoded by the coding sequence ATGTCCGACGACGATTCGCGCGGAGCCGACGACGGCACTCCGCAGACGCGCCGGGAGGCGCGAGAGTCGGCGACTCCGGACGGCGGCATGCCGCTGGCCGATGAGGCGTTCCCAGGCTTCGATGCCGAGAGCATCCCGCCGCGTCCGCCCCTGCCCGCTGATGCGCCCGACCCGCTGGACACGGGGGAGCACAACGCGATCCGCGAGCAGTGGCGCGCGGCGCGCGGCGAGTTCGAGAACCACGTGTCGCATGCGCGTGATCAGTTCGATCAGGCGAATGAGCGCATAAAGCAGCGGAACGAGCGGATCAAGCAGCGCACGGGTCGCGATCTCATCCTCGCGATCGCGATCGGTCTCGCCTTCGGCGCCGCCCTGCTCGCGTCGCTGCTGTTCTTCAAGGTGTTCTTCGTTCCGCTGGCCCTGGCCGCCGCTCTTCTGGGCGTGTACGAGCTCGCCCTCGCCCTGCGCGGCGCGGGTCGTCGCATCGATCTCCTGCCGCAGCTGCTGTCGGCCGCTCTGATCGTGATCCCGGCGTACTTCGTGCAGATCTGGCTGGTCTGGGCGCTGCTGTTCCTCGGCGTCGCCTTCGTGATCGTGTGGCGCCTGGTGGGTCAGATGGTCGCACAGGACGGCCGCACCTACGGCGACGTCCTGGCGGATGCCGTGATCGGCGGCTTCGTGCAGATCTACGTGCCGTTCTTCGCCGCCATCGCACTGATCCTGCTGCGGCAGGAAGGCGGGCAGTGGTGGGTGCTCGGCTTCATCGCGATCGCGGTGGCCGCCGACACCGGTGCGTATGCCAGCGGTCTCGCCTTCGGCAAGCATCCGATGGCTCCGCGGATCAGCCCGAAGAAGACCTGGGAGGGCTTCGCCGGAGCCGTGGTCGCCTCGATCACGGCGGGCGTCCTGCTCGCGCTGTTCCTGCTGGAGCTGCCGTGGTGGGCCGGAGCGATCTTCGGCGTCGCGGTCCTCCTCACGGCGACGCTGGGGGATCTCGGCGAGTCCATGCTCAAACGCGATATCGGGATCAAGGACATGAGCTCCTGGCTCCCCGGTCACGGGGGTCTGCTCGACCGGCTCGACAGCATCCTGCCGTCGACCATCCCCGCGCTGTGTCTCTACTTTCTTCTCTCACCTTGGGTGGTGCTGTGA
- a CDS encoding DivIVA domain-containing protein has protein sequence MSTDDVLDLDEADETPPAFSLTHGRTRGYHRAAVDTFLAAARKAFEGDGDLSASDVRIASFPLVKNGYVVAEVDAALSRVEDALAGRERDRVVRSQGAGAWVEQARGEAQVILDHLARRRKHRFARTGMLTFGYRIDEVDHVATRIVRYLRDGEPLTAEQLRSAAFRMQRGGYREEQVDALLDATIDVILAVR, from the coding sequence ATGTCCACTGACGACGTTCTCGATCTGGATGAGGCCGACGAGACGCCGCCCGCGTTCTCGCTGACTCATGGCCGCACCCGGGGGTATCACCGCGCTGCGGTCGACACGTTCCTTGCCGCGGCGCGCAAGGCGTTCGAGGGCGACGGCGACCTTTCGGCCTCCGACGTCCGCATCGCATCGTTCCCGCTTGTGAAGAACGGTTATGTGGTGGCCGAGGTCGATGCGGCCCTGAGCCGTGTCGAGGATGCGCTCGCGGGCCGCGAACGCGATCGTGTGGTCCGCAGCCAGGGCGCCGGCGCCTGGGTGGAGCAGGCCAGGGGAGAGGCGCAGGTGATCCTCGATCACCTTGCGCGTCGGAGGAAGCATCGCTTCGCCCGTACCGGGATGCTCACGTTCGGGTACCGGATCGACGAAGTCGATCACGTCGCGACGCGCATCGTGCGCTACCTGCGCGATGGCGAGCCGCTCACGGCCGAGCAGCTGAGGTCCGCCGCGTTCCGCATGCAGCGCGGCGGCTATCGCGAGGAACAGGTCGACGCGCTTCTGGACGCGACTATCGACGTCATCCTGGCCGTTCGCTGA
- a CDS encoding transglycosylase SLT domain-containing protein has product MNSRNDMISERKSVTTLPASRALSPRAGTVRRRVAGVVAGVAVVGFAAAIVAPTGIALADPPEAAVAESMYSVALVDTQDLTVTVDGAAIAPADRGAFSVYVTPKPTPTPTAKPASTGGGGGGGGPLFYTGGGAPAEWMAAAGIAESDWGYVDYIVSHESGWNPNATNKSSGACGLVQALPCSKVPGNGYDPVDNLRWGTGYATSRYGGWAGAYAFWTKNHWW; this is encoded by the coding sequence GTGAACTCCCGAAACGACATGATCTCCGAACGAAAGAGCGTGACGACGCTGCCTGCGTCGCGCGCGCTGTCGCCGCGCGCGGGCACGGTCCGTCGCCGCGTGGCCGGCGTCGTCGCCGGTGTCGCCGTGGTCGGATTCGCCGCAGCGATCGTCGCCCCGACGGGTATCGCCCTGGCAGATCCGCCTGAAGCCGCGGTCGCCGAGTCGATGTACTCGGTCGCTCTCGTCGATACGCAAGACCTCACGGTCACGGTCGATGGTGCGGCGATCGCACCGGCGGATCGCGGCGCGTTCTCGGTGTACGTCACGCCCAAACCCACTCCCACCCCGACCGCGAAGCCCGCGTCGACGGGCGGCGGTGGAGGGGGAGGGGGACCCCTCTTCTACACAGGTGGCGGAGCACCAGCCGAGTGGATGGCTGCGGCCGGCATCGCCGAGTCCGACTGGGGCTACGTGGACTACATCGTGTCGCACGAGAGCGGCTGGAACCCCAACGCCACGAACAAGTCGTCGGGCGCTTGCGGTCTCGTCCAGGCGCTGCCGTGCAGCAAGGTCCCCGGCAACGGGTACGACCCGGTCGACAATCTCCGCTGGGGTACGGGATACGCCACCAGCCGCTACGGCGGCTGGGCGGGCGCCTACGCGTTCTGGACCAAGAACCACTGGTGGTGA
- a CDS encoding alpha/beta hydrolase, whose protein sequence is MSIEIRGPLELPARREDIELSTSDGLTLVGELALPEAGEPVATLVTLHPLPTAGGFMDSHILRKAAARLPALADLAVLRFNTRGTSSPRGTSDGEFDGGGAEQFDVAAAMEFVRERALPRPWLLGWSFGTELALKYGREHDIEGIILLSPPLHRATEAEVAAWAQSDREVVVLVPELDDYLRPPEAETRFASIPHARLIAVEGGKHLWVGESQTRRVLTEVVAAVNPSALPLPTHWPAA, encoded by the coding sequence ATGAGCATCGAGATCCGCGGGCCGCTGGAGCTGCCCGCCCGTCGTGAGGACATCGAGCTGTCGACGTCAGACGGGCTGACCCTCGTCGGAGAGCTGGCGCTGCCGGAGGCAGGAGAGCCCGTCGCGACGCTCGTGACGCTGCATCCGCTTCCGACTGCCGGCGGGTTCATGGACTCGCACATCCTCCGAAAGGCCGCCGCCCGTCTTCCGGCGCTGGCGGACCTCGCAGTCCTGAGATTCAACACCCGCGGCACGTCCTCTCCGCGGGGCACGAGCGACGGAGAGTTCGACGGGGGTGGGGCCGAGCAGTTCGACGTCGCGGCGGCGATGGAGTTCGTGCGCGAGCGCGCGCTTCCTCGCCCGTGGCTGCTCGGCTGGTCCTTCGGCACCGAGCTCGCACTGAAGTACGGTCGCGAACACGACATAGAAGGCATCATCCTCCTGTCGCCTCCGCTGCACCGCGCAACCGAGGCCGAGGTGGCCGCGTGGGCACAGTCGGACCGTGAGGTCGTCGTCCTCGTACCGGAGCTCGACGACTATCTGCGTCCGCCCGAGGCCGAGACCCGGTTCGCATCGATCCCGCATGCCAGGCTGATCGCGGTCGAGGGCGGAAAGCACCTGTGGGTGGGTGAGAGCCAGACGAGGCGGGTCCTCACCGAGGTCGTCGCTGCAGTGAACCCGTCGGCGCTTCCGCTGCCCACGCACTGGCCGGCAGCCTGA